A genomic segment from Curtobacterium sp. MCSS17_007 encodes:
- a CDS encoding TetR/AcrR family transcriptional regulator codes for MTVDSPQPAVQRLPGPSTNLVSPDGSSVPPAPRSGGAKVRILETASRLFYEEGIRGVGVDRLISEASVTKATFYKHYGSKDNLILAYIRAQDERVRQAFARLVADADSPTEAVRAWVAAVSDEVGGAEFRGCAFLNAAAEYHDPRDPVRQVVAAHRDWYTDELASLLQRAGHPLPGDGADELMLARDGAMAGAYAGDAIAATAALGRVVERVIA; via the coding sequence GTGACGGTCGATTCCCCCCAACCGGCCGTCCAGCGTCTCCCGGGCCCGAGCACGAACCTCGTGTCGCCGGACGGGTCGAGCGTCCCCCCGGCTCCCCGTTCCGGCGGCGCGAAGGTCCGCATCCTCGAGACCGCGTCCCGGCTCTTCTACGAAGAGGGCATCCGCGGCGTGGGCGTCGACCGTCTGATCTCCGAGGCGAGCGTCACCAAGGCGACGTTCTACAAGCACTACGGGTCGAAGGACAACCTGATCCTCGCCTACATCCGGGCGCAGGACGAGCGGGTCCGACAGGCGTTCGCGCGACTCGTCGCCGACGCCGACTCCCCGACCGAGGCCGTCCGTGCCTGGGTCGCCGCCGTCTCGGACGAGGTCGGCGGCGCGGAGTTCCGCGGTTGCGCGTTCCTCAACGCCGCCGCCGAGTACCACGACCCCCGTGACCCGGTCCGCCAGGTCGTCGCGGCACACCGCGACTGGTACACGGACGAACTCGCCTCGCTGCTGCAGCGCGCCGGGCACCCGCTGCCGGGTGACGGCGCCGACGAGCTCATGCTCGCGCGCGACGGAGCGATGGCCGGCGCCTACGCGGGTGACGCGATCGCCGCCACCGCGGCACTCGGTCGGGTCGTCGAGCGCGTCATCGCCTGA
- the rpsO gene encoding 30S ribosomal protein S15 has product MALDAKVKQEIIEEYATHPGDTGSPEVQVAVLTRRINDLNEHLKEHKHDHHSRRGLLLMVGQRRRLLGYLSDVDISRYRSLIERLGLRR; this is encoded by the coding sequence ATGGCACTTGACGCGAAGGTCAAGCAGGAGATCATCGAAGAGTACGCGACCCACCCGGGCGACACCGGATCCCCCGAGGTCCAGGTCGCCGTTCTGACGCGTCGCATCAACGACCTGAACGAGCACCTCAAGGAGCACAAGCACGACCACCACTCGCGTCGTGGTCTGCTGCTCATGGTCGGTCAGCGTCGCCGTCTCCTCGGTTACCTCTCCGACGTCGACATCAGCCGCTACCGGTCGCTCATCGAGCGCCTCGGCCTGCGTCGCTAG
- a CDS encoding pitrilysin family protein, whose translation MNQPVPLPLEAQDTSFLTSGGAFVRRSVLSSGVRVLTESVPGASSTSLGFWVGVGSRDEREGQYGSTHFLEHLLFKGTGRRSALDIAIAFDSVGGEHNAATAKEYTCYYARVRDTDVPMAVEVIGDMVTGSVLDADAFAVERGVILEELAMAADDPADVAGEAFFAAAFDGHPLGRPIGGTPESIRAVGRDEVLDHYREHYAPNGIVVTAAGAVDHDRFRELVEHVFRDAPKASPLARRTPQPVADPAVPRLAVAHRPTEQVSMLRGSQGLDLRDDRRPVLSVLNAVLGGGMSSRLFQEVRERRGLAYAVSSFAPAYLDNGAFGVYAGCAPDNVAGVVEIIDAEFARMVDDGITEDELRRAKGQIEGALTLSLEDSDARMTRLGRSELGTGEFTDLGTALQRVDRVTSGDVLDLARDLLTRPTITSVVGAVERERLAAAIGAEG comes from the coding sequence ATGAACCAGCCAGTGCCGTTGCCGCTCGAGGCCCAGGACACGTCGTTCCTGACGTCCGGTGGTGCCTTCGTCCGTCGATCCGTGCTGTCGTCCGGGGTCCGGGTCCTCACCGAGTCGGTGCCGGGGGCGAGTTCGACGAGCCTCGGCTTCTGGGTCGGTGTCGGTTCCCGCGACGAGCGCGAGGGGCAGTACGGTTCCACGCACTTCCTCGAGCACCTGCTGTTCAAGGGCACCGGGCGCCGCAGTGCGCTCGACATCGCGATCGCGTTCGACTCGGTCGGCGGCGAGCACAACGCTGCGACGGCCAAGGAGTACACCTGCTACTACGCGCGGGTCCGGGACACCGACGTCCCGATGGCGGTGGAGGTGATCGGCGACATGGTGACCGGTTCGGTGCTCGATGCCGACGCGTTCGCGGTCGAACGGGGGGTCATCCTCGAAGAGCTCGCCATGGCGGCCGACGACCCCGCCGACGTCGCGGGCGAGGCGTTCTTCGCGGCGGCCTTCGACGGGCACCCGCTCGGTCGCCCGATCGGCGGGACGCCCGAGAGCATCCGCGCGGTCGGTCGCGACGAGGTCCTCGACCACTACCGCGAGCACTACGCACCGAACGGCATCGTCGTGACGGCCGCCGGTGCCGTCGACCACGACCGCTTCCGCGAGCTCGTCGAGCACGTGTTCCGCGACGCGCCGAAGGCGTCCCCGCTCGCGCGCCGCACCCCGCAGCCGGTCGCCGACCCCGCGGTCCCGCGCCTGGCGGTCGCGCACCGACCGACCGAGCAGGTCAGCATGCTCCGCGGCTCCCAGGGCCTCGACCTGCGTGACGACCGCCGGCCCGTGCTCAGCGTGCTGAACGCCGTGCTCGGCGGCGGCATGAGCTCCCGCCTCTTCCAGGAGGTCCGGGAGCGCCGCGGGCTCGCGTACGCGGTGTCGTCGTTCGCCCCCGCCTACCTCGACAACGGCGCCTTCGGCGTCTACGCCGGGTGCGCTCCGGACAACGTCGCGGGCGTCGTCGAGATCATCGACGCCGAGTTCGCCCGCATGGTCGACGACGGCATCACCGAGGACGAACTCCGTCGTGCCAAGGGCCAGATCGAGGGGGCGCTGACGCTCTCGCTCGAGGACTCCGACGCCCGCATGACCCGCCTCGGCCGGTCCGAGCTCGGCACGGGGGAGTTCACCGACCTCGGGACGGCGCTGCAGCGCGTGGACCGGGTGACCTCGGGCGACGTGCTCGACCTCGCCCGCGACCTGCTCACCCGACCCACGATCACCTCGGTGGTCGGGGCCGTGGAGCGGGAGCGGTTGGCCGCCGCCATCGGTGCCGAGGGGTGA
- a CDS encoding histidine phosphatase family protein, with amino-acid sequence MSHYLYLVRHGEHQDAEHGLRDGKLSERGKRQAMLVADRLGGVPFDGVYHSPLDAPSETAAFLAQRLPSIQPEPSTLLFDCIPSGPTPDMPHAYQGWYGGVTEEEIVAGQAQMGDAVAEWFTPAREDRHDLLITHNAVIGWFVREAFQAPEWRWMGTNVAHTALTIIRIRSAKPAEVVTLNDLAHLPVELRTGLPVDQPV; translated from the coding sequence GTGTCCCACTACCTCTACCTCGTCCGACACGGTGAGCACCAGGACGCCGAACACGGTCTCCGTGACGGCAAGCTCTCGGAACGTGGCAAGCGGCAGGCCATGCTCGTCGCCGACCGCCTGGGCGGGGTGCCCTTCGACGGTGTGTACCACTCGCCGCTCGACGCTCCGAGCGAGACCGCGGCCTTCCTGGCGCAGCGGCTCCCCTCGATCCAGCCCGAGCCGTCCACCCTGTTGTTCGACTGCATCCCCTCCGGTCCGACGCCGGACATGCCGCACGCGTACCAGGGCTGGTACGGCGGCGTGACGGAGGAGGAGATCGTCGCCGGTCAGGCACAGATGGGCGACGCGGTCGCCGAGTGGTTCACGCCCGCCCGCGAGGACCGGCACGACCTGCTCATCACGCACAACGCGGTGATCGGGTGGTTCGTGCGCGAGGCCTTCCAGGCACCGGAGTGGCGGTGGATGGGGACCAACGTCGCCCACACCGCGCTGACGATCATCCGGATCCGCTCGGCCAAGCCGGCCGAGGTCGTCACGCTGAACGACCTGGCCCACCTGCCGGTCGAGCTGCGCACCGGCCTGCCGGTCGACCAGCCCGTCTGA
- a CDS encoding GNAT family N-acetyltransferase: MPLQVRSVPADVPEVDALLDAYLDEREATFPSAQGTYSRKRTPAAEFEPPNGVFVVAYDEVGGTSVALGCGGLRRIPDDDGDVRFEVKHVYVSPAGRGRGVATAVMDALERAAREFGATSVVLDTNDSLVAAGAMYRGRGYQRVEPFNDNPNATAWYRLPVR; the protein is encoded by the coding sequence ATGCCGCTCCAGGTCAGGTCCGTACCCGCCGACGTGCCCGAGGTGGACGCCCTGCTCGACGCCTACCTCGACGAGCGCGAGGCGACGTTCCCGAGCGCGCAGGGCACCTACTCGCGGAAGCGCACGCCGGCCGCCGAGTTCGAGCCCCCGAACGGCGTGTTCGTCGTCGCGTACGACGAGGTGGGCGGGACGTCGGTCGCGCTCGGCTGCGGTGGTCTCCGTCGGATCCCGGACGACGACGGCGACGTCCGGTTCGAGGTCAAGCACGTGTACGTCTCCCCCGCCGGCCGCGGCCGGGGCGTCGCGACCGCGGTGATGGACGCGCTCGAGCGGGCGGCACGGGAGTTCGGCGCGACGAGCGTCGTCCTCGACACCAACGACTCGCTCGTCGCAGCCGGTGCGATGTACCGGGGCCGCGGGTACCAGCGCGTCGAGCCGTTCAACGACAACCCGAACGCGACCGCCTGGTACCGCCTGCCGGTGCGGTGA
- a CDS encoding glycoside hydrolase family 6 protein translates to MPEQGKRGRSRDSGRRQWAWLGAGAVVAAAVVAVVLTTLPAPPPDGRGTAGGGTDRPVAARESAAAAFPGGLARQPDADNQAARRAAEARADGERTTAERIDEIADQPVATWLTDPSERATRETVRRVVRSAEQQGRTPVFVLYAIPDRDCGSYSAGGTAEDAYLPWVRSAVRAMAGSHAVVLVEPDSIAQIHVCERLGQDRLRLLDRAVDELSGHGLTVYLDGGNEDRVPVATMARWLRQAGVDRTQGFATNVSNFYRVDQERAYAERLADAVGGDPHYVIDVSRNGQGWRGTWCNPAGAGLGQAPHVTRGTTGLDALLWVKTPGLSDGTCNGGPAAGQWWESYALSLVEHRRRD, encoded by the coding sequence ATGCCGGAGCAGGGGAAGCGCGGCCGCTCCAGGGACAGCGGACGCCGACAGTGGGCATGGCTCGGAGCAGGGGCCGTGGTCGCGGCCGCCGTGGTCGCCGTCGTCCTCACGACCCTGCCCGCTCCCCCGCCGGACGGACGCGGCACGGCCGGAGGGGGCACCGACCGACCGGTCGCGGCACGCGAGTCGGCGGCGGCGGCCTTCCCGGGTGGTCTGGCGCGACAGCCGGACGCCGACAACCAGGCGGCTCGCCGTGCGGCCGAGGCGCGGGCGGACGGCGAGCGCACCACCGCCGAGCGGATCGACGAGATCGCGGACCAGCCCGTCGCGACCTGGTTGACCGACCCGTCCGAGCGGGCCACGCGGGAGACGGTTCGACGGGTCGTGCGGAGCGCCGAGCAGCAGGGACGGACACCGGTGTTCGTGCTCTACGCGATCCCCGACCGCGACTGCGGCAGCTACTCGGCGGGCGGGACCGCGGAGGACGCCTACCTGCCCTGGGTGCGGTCGGCCGTCCGGGCGATGGCCGGCTCGCACGCGGTCGTGCTCGTCGAGCCGGACTCGATCGCACAGATCCACGTCTGCGAGCGCCTCGGGCAGGACCGCCTGCGGCTGCTGGACCGCGCGGTGGACGAGCTGTCCGGGCACGGACTGACGGTGTACCTCGACGGCGGCAACGAGGACCGGGTCCCCGTCGCCACGATGGCGCGCTGGCTCCGGCAGGCCGGGGTGGACCGGACGCAGGGCTTCGCGACGAACGTGTCGAACTTCTACCGGGTCGACCAGGAGCGCGCCTACGCGGAACGGTTGGCCGACGCCGTCGGCGGTGACCCGCACTACGTCATCGACGTCTCCCGGAACGGGCAGGGGTGGCGCGGGACGTGGTGCAACCCCGCGGGTGCGGGACTCGGCCAGGCGCCGCACGTCACCCGCGGCACCACCGGGCTCGACGCGCTGCTGTGGGTGAAGACGCCGGGGCTCAGCGACGGCACGTGCAACGGCGGACCGGCCGCTGGCCAGTGGTGGGAGTCGTACGCCCTGTCGCTCGTCGAGCACCGCCGACGGGACTGA
- a CDS encoding protealysin inhibitor emfourin has translation MHIVVRRSGGLAGLSRGWRVDTDSCDDPDAWYDLVGALPREARVRRRHSVPDDFTWTVTVARTTVTIPGSQLDGPWAALVARVRDEGDPVS, from the coding sequence ATGCACATCGTCGTCCGCCGCAGTGGTGGACTCGCAGGCCTCTCCCGGGGCTGGCGGGTCGACACCGACTCGTGCGACGACCCGGACGCCTGGTACGACCTGGTCGGCGCACTCCCGCGCGAGGCCCGGGTCCGGCGCAGACACTCGGTGCCCGACGACTTCACCTGGACGGTGACGGTCGCCAGGACCACCGTGACGATCCCCGGCAGCCAGCTCGACGGCCCCTGGGCGGCCCTCGTCGCCCGCGTGCGCGACGAGGGCGACCCCGTCAGCTGA
- a CDS encoding YbhB/YbcL family Raf kinase inhibitor-like protein, with product MANDPNWNLPEVPTFTLTSPDFTDGGALPDWARGTDAGGEDRSPALEWEGAPEGTASYVLTVYDPDAPTGSGFWHWSLTDIPATTTSLPQGAGSDDALLPAEALRRRNEYGTDTFLGAAPPAGHGPHRYVFTVSALDVPVLEAPADATPAVVGFLLREHLLGRAQLTGTQETPAS from the coding sequence ATGGCCAACGACCCCAACTGGAACCTCCCCGAGGTCCCCACGTTCACCCTGACGAGCCCCGACTTCACCGACGGTGGCGCGCTGCCCGACTGGGCACGAGGCACCGACGCCGGTGGCGAGGACCGCTCCCCCGCGCTCGAGTGGGAGGGCGCCCCCGAGGGCACCGCGAGCTACGTCCTCACCGTGTACGACCCCGACGCACCGACCGGCTCGGGGTTCTGGCACTGGAGCCTCACGGACATCCCCGCCACGACGACCTCGCTGCCGCAGGGCGCGGGCAGCGACGACGCCCTGCTGCCGGCCGAGGCGCTCCGTCGCCGCAACGAGTACGGCACGGACACGTTCCTCGGGGCCGCGCCGCCCGCCGGGCACGGTCCGCACCGCTACGTCTTCACCGTGAGCGCCCTCGACGTGCCCGTGCTCGAGGCCCCCGCCGACGCCACCCCCGCGGTCGTCGGCTTCCTGCTGCGGGAGCACCTGCTCGGTCGCGCGCAGCTGACCGGCACGCAGGAGACCCCCGCCTCCTGA
- a CDS encoding M4 family metallopeptidase: MTAAHRRSVVPPYLLRAVADAAEHPRAASAARTALAEMSAVAAPKHEHRTRPRSISGTVDRSPQRTIADAHGSTSLPGTVVRREGDADTGDAAVDEAYAGLGATHAFWLDVFGRASIDGAGLPLDATVHYGQDYDNAYWDGRRMVFGDGDGEVFERFTVSLDVIGHELAHGVTQYTADLTYEGQSGALNESVSDVFGSLVAQHAAGQTADQATWLIGEGLFTDAVHGVALRSMRAPGTAYDDPVLGRDPQPATMADYVETTEDSGGVHLNSGIPNHAFFLAATAIGGYAWEGAGAVWWDALTAPETTEGIDFAGFARVTVDAAASRFGQDSVQRAAVEDAWRAVGVPSGS, encoded by the coding sequence ATGACCGCCGCCCACCGCCGATCCGTCGTCCCGCCCTACCTGCTGCGCGCCGTCGCCGATGCGGCGGAGCACCCGCGGGCCGCCTCGGCCGCGCGGACCGCGCTCGCCGAGATGTCCGCCGTCGCCGCACCGAAGCACGAGCACCGCACCCGACCGCGGAGCATCAGCGGGACGGTCGACCGTTCCCCGCAGCGCACCATCGCGGACGCGCACGGATCGACGTCCCTGCCCGGGACGGTCGTCCGACGCGAGGGCGACGCGGACACCGGGGACGCGGCCGTCGACGAGGCGTACGCGGGTCTCGGCGCGACGCACGCCTTCTGGCTCGACGTGTTCGGGCGGGCGTCGATCGACGGCGCCGGGCTCCCCCTCGACGCCACGGTGCACTACGGGCAGGACTACGACAACGCGTACTGGGACGGCCGGCGGATGGTGTTCGGCGACGGGGACGGCGAGGTCTTCGAGCGGTTCACCGTCTCCCTCGACGTCATCGGGCACGAGCTGGCGCACGGGGTCACGCAGTACACCGCGGACCTGACGTACGAGGGGCAGTCGGGTGCGCTGAACGAGTCGGTCAGCGACGTGTTCGGGTCGCTCGTCGCGCAGCACGCCGCCGGGCAGACCGCCGACCAGGCCACGTGGCTCATCGGCGAGGGGCTGTTCACCGACGCCGTGCACGGCGTCGCCCTGCGGTCGATGCGAGCGCCGGGCACCGCCTACGACGACCCGGTGCTCGGCCGGGACCCGCAGCCGGCGACGATGGCCGACTACGTCGAGACCACCGAGGACTCCGGCGGTGTGCACCTCAACTCGGGCATCCCGAACCACGCCTTCTTCCTGGCCGCGACGGCGATCGGCGGGTACGCGTGGGAGGGCGCGGGGGCCGTGTGGTGGGACGCCCTGACCGCGCCGGAGACCACCGAGGGCATCGACTTCGCCGGCTTCGCCCGGGTGACGGTGGACGCCGCCGCGAGCCGCTTCGGCCAGGACTCCGTGCAGCGCGCCGCGGTCGAGGACGCCTGGCGCGCGGTCGGTGTCCCCTCCGGGTCGTGA
- a CDS encoding polyribonucleotide nucleotidyltransferase produces the protein MEGPEIKFAEAVIDNGKFGKRVVRFETGRLAQQAQGAVAAYLDEETMLLSATSAGKHPREGFDFFPLTVDVEERSYAAGKIPGSFFRREGRPSTEAILVCRLIDRPLRPSFVDGLRNEVQIVITVLSIAPDEFYDALAINAASASTQISGLPFSGPIAGVRLALIGDQWVAFPKASQLEEAVFDLTVAGRVVTDEQGNEDVAIMMVEAEATEHAWGLIQGGATKPDEAIVAQGLEAAKPFLKVLVEAQAKMAAQSAKEIQDYPVFPPYAPEVYSAVEALALDELKDVYQIAGKLERQDKDDALKARVKEAVAAKVEAGELPESANGQVGAAYKSVTKKVVRGRILTEQVRMDGRGLADIRPLDAEVAVIPRVHGSAIFQRGETQILGVTTLNMLKMEQQIDSLSPVTKKRYLHHYNFPPYSTGETGRVGSPKRREIGHGFLAERALVPVLPSREEFPYAIRQVSEALGSNGSTSMGSVCASTLSLLNAGVPLRAPVAGIAMGLVSDTVDGQTRYAALTDILGAEDALGDMDFKVAGTSEFVTAIQLDTKLDGIPSSVLDAALKQAKEARSAILGVLTEAIDAPDEMADTAPRVISVQIPVDKIGELIGPKGKTINGIQDETGADISIEDDGTVYIGAVDGPSAEAARAQVNAIANPTNPEIGDQFLGTVVKIATFGAFVSLLPGRDGLLHVSEVRKLAGGKRVENVEDVLGVGQKILVEVTKVDDRGKLSLAPVVADEVDTEGREGHEKHTEDPAEG, from the coding sequence TTGGAGGGTCCCGAGATCAAGTTCGCCGAAGCCGTCATCGACAACGGCAAGTTCGGCAAGCGCGTCGTCCGGTTCGAGACCGGTCGCCTCGCACAGCAGGCCCAGGGCGCGGTCGCCGCGTACCTCGACGAGGAGACCATGCTCCTCTCGGCCACCAGCGCCGGCAAGCACCCGCGCGAGGGCTTCGACTTCTTCCCGCTGACGGTCGACGTCGAGGAGCGCTCGTACGCCGCCGGCAAGATCCCCGGCTCGTTCTTCCGTCGTGAAGGCCGCCCGAGCACCGAGGCGATCCTCGTCTGCCGTCTGATCGACCGGCCGCTGCGCCCGTCGTTCGTCGACGGCCTGCGCAACGAGGTCCAGATCGTCATCACCGTCCTGAGCATCGCGCCGGACGAGTTCTACGACGCGCTGGCGATCAACGCCGCGTCCGCGTCGACGCAGATCTCCGGTCTGCCGTTCTCCGGCCCGATCGCCGGTGTGCGCCTCGCACTGATCGGTGACCAGTGGGTCGCGTTCCCGAAGGCCTCGCAGCTCGAGGAAGCGGTCTTCGACCTCACCGTCGCCGGCCGTGTCGTCACCGACGAGCAGGGCAACGAGGACGTCGCGATCATGATGGTGGAGGCCGAGGCGACCGAGCACGCCTGGGGTCTCATCCAGGGTGGCGCCACCAAGCCGGACGAGGCGATCGTCGCGCAGGGCCTCGAGGCGGCCAAGCCGTTCCTCAAGGTCCTGGTCGAGGCGCAGGCGAAGATGGCCGCGCAGTCGGCCAAGGAGATCCAGGACTACCCGGTCTTCCCGCCGTACGCCCCCGAGGTCTACTCGGCCGTCGAGGCACTCGCGCTCGACGAGCTCAAGGACGTCTACCAGATCGCCGGCAAGCTCGAGCGTCAGGACAAGGACGACGCCCTCAAGGCCCGCGTCAAGGAGGCCGTCGCCGCCAAGGTCGAGGCCGGGGAGCTCCCCGAGTCCGCGAACGGCCAGGTCGGTGCCGCCTACAAGTCGGTCACGAAGAAGGTCGTCCGCGGCCGCATCCTGACCGAGCAGGTCCGCATGGACGGTCGCGGCCTCGCCGACATCCGTCCGCTCGACGCCGAGGTCGCCGTGATCCCGCGCGTCCACGGTTCGGCGATCTTCCAGCGCGGCGAGACGCAGATCCTCGGTGTCACCACGCTGAACATGCTCAAGATGGAGCAGCAGATCGACTCGCTGTCGCCCGTCACCAAGAAGCGCTACCTGCACCACTACAACTTCCCGCCGTACTCGACCGGTGAGACCGGTCGCGTCGGTTCGCCGAAGCGTCGCGAGATCGGGCACGGCTTCCTCGCCGAGCGCGCCCTCGTGCCGGTGCTGCCGTCGCGCGAGGAGTTCCCCTACGCGATCCGTCAGGTGTCCGAGGCCCTCGGCTCCAACGGCTCGACGTCGATGGGCTCCGTGTGCGCCTCGACCCTGTCGCTCCTCAACGCCGGTGTGCCGCTGCGCGCCCCGGTCGCGGGCATCGCGATGGGCCTCGTCTCCGACACCGTCGACGGGCAGACCCGCTACGCGGCCCTGACCGACATCCTCGGTGCCGAGGACGCTCTGGGCGACATGGACTTCAAGGTCGCCGGTACGTCGGAGTTCGTCACCGCCATCCAGCTCGACACGAAGCTCGACGGCATCCCGTCGTCGGTCCTCGACGCCGCGCTGAAGCAGGCCAAGGAGGCCCGCTCGGCCATCCTCGGCGTGCTGACCGAGGCCATCGACGCCCCCGACGAGATGGCGGACACCGCTCCGCGCGTCATCTCCGTGCAGATCCCCGTCGACAAGATCGGCGAGCTGATCGGCCCGAAGGGCAAGACGATCAACGGCATCCAGGACGAGACCGGCGCCGACATCTCCATCGAGGACGACGGCACCGTCTACATCGGCGCCGTCGACGGTCCCTCGGCCGAGGCTGCGCGTGCGCAGGTCAACGCCATCGCGAACCCGACGAACCCGGAGATCGGGGACCAGTTCCTCGGCACGGTCGTCAAGATCGCGACGTTCGGTGCCTTCGTGTCGCTGCTCCCGGGTCGCGACGGCCTGCTCCACGTCTCCGAGGTCCGCAAGCTCGCCGGTGGCAAGCGCGTGGAGAACGTCGAGGACGTGCTCGGCGTAGGCCAGAAGATCCTGGTCGAGGTCACCAAGGTGGACGACCGCGGCAAGCTGTCGCTCGCGCCGGTCGTCGCCGACGAGGTGGACACCGAGGGCCGCGAGGGCCACGAGAAGCACACCGAGGACCCCGCCGAGGGTTGA
- a CDS encoding CE1759 family FMN reductase translates to MTTIAVVSAGLSEPSSTRLLADRLAEAAVTAVEADRPGGTAEVRHVELRPIAHEIVDAMLTGFAAPGLAAAQRTVLEADALVFVTPVFTAGVSGLAKSFLDVLDKDGVTDLPVLLAATGGTARHSLAIDHALRPVFAYLRAAVVPTGVFAATDDWGSEADAAALDARVRRAGVDLAWAIRASRRTPQQETLAAPTDFASLLGGLGH, encoded by the coding sequence ATGACCACCATCGCCGTCGTCTCCGCCGGACTCTCCGAGCCCAGCTCCACCCGCCTGCTGGCCGACCGTCTCGCCGAGGCCGCGGTCACCGCCGTCGAGGCCGACCGTCCGGGTGGCACCGCCGAGGTGCGCCACGTCGAGCTGCGTCCGATCGCGCACGAGATCGTCGACGCGATGCTCACCGGGTTCGCCGCACCGGGTCTCGCCGCCGCCCAGCGCACGGTGCTCGAGGCCGACGCGCTCGTCTTCGTCACCCCGGTCTTCACCGCGGGGGTCAGCGGTCTGGCGAAGTCGTTCCTCGACGTGCTCGACAAGGACGGCGTGACCGACCTGCCGGTGCTGCTCGCCGCGACCGGCGGCACCGCACGGCACTCGCTCGCGATCGACCACGCCCTGCGCCCGGTGTTCGCGTACCTCCGCGCAGCGGTGGTGCCGACCGGCGTGTTCGCAGCAACCGACGACTGGGGGAGCGAAGCGGACGCCGCCGCGCTCGATGCCCGCGTCCGACGGGCCGGGGTCGATCTCGCATGGGCGATCCGCGCCTCCCGACGGACCCCGCAGCAGGAGACGCTCGCCGCGCCGACCGACTTCGCGTCCCTGCTCGGCGGCCTCGGTCACTGA
- a CDS encoding VanZ family protein, protein MFRKLLLLALTAGYAWVIWRMTLTPRVFTHAQDELVLHAVAWVQALPHGAWFTYDRVEFLANIGMFVPVGMLAALWLPRRWWLLGAVVAVVLSVGIELAQARWLPYRVADPRDVLSNGLGGLLGATLVGLVRSLLPVPRRQRLRARTA, encoded by the coding sequence ATGTTCCGGAAGCTCCTGCTGCTCGCGCTCACCGCCGGCTACGCCTGGGTGATCTGGCGGATGACCCTGACGCCGCGGGTCTTCACGCACGCGCAGGACGAGCTCGTGCTGCACGCCGTCGCCTGGGTGCAGGCACTGCCGCACGGCGCGTGGTTCACCTACGACCGCGTGGAGTTCCTCGCGAACATCGGCATGTTCGTCCCCGTCGGCATGCTCGCGGCGCTCTGGTTGCCCCGACGGTGGTGGCTGCTCGGTGCCGTCGTCGCCGTCGTGCTGTCGGTCGGCATCGAGCTCGCGCAGGCCCGCTGGCTGCCGTACCGCGTGGCCGACCCGCGCGACGTGCTGTCGAACGGGCTCGGCGGGCTCCTCGGTGCGACGCTCGTCGGACTCGTCCGGAGCCTGCTGCCCGTGCCCCGACGACAGCGCCTGCGTGCCCGGACGGCCTGA